In a genomic window of Halobiforma lacisalsi AJ5:
- a CDS encoding DUF5789 family protein codes for MLLNGTGELIDDYEYPATTEELIDAHGDRTLELPNGSEQVEEVLARLESETFETPEDARFAIYAAVSEKAVGRVGYSDRDPTPIGSPYSPDAVSF; via the coding sequence ATGCTGCTCAACGGCACCGGCGAACTCATCGACGATTACGAGTACCCCGCGACCACCGAGGAACTGATCGATGCCCACGGCGACCGAACCCTCGAACTTCCGAACGGCTCCGAACAGGTCGAGGAGGTACTCGCACGCCTCGAGTCCGAGACCTTCGAGACGCCGGAGGACGCCCGTTTCGCCATCTACGCCGCCGTGAGCGAGAAGGCGGTCGGTCGAGTCGGCTACAGCGACCGTGATCCGACGCCGATCGGCAGTCCGTACAGCCCCGACGCGGTGTCGTTCTAG
- a CDS encoding PHP domain-containing protein, with product MPYADLHVHTTRSDGSLEREAVPAVAKRHGVDVVGLTDHDRLQPLEEPVVERDNVTIVNGIELRVEIDGIDEVRPPGDRPDPGQRVDLLGYAVERTAELETLTERIQRDRIERGRAIVDRVEDRLGVDLGVTVTDGFGRPHVARAIDDHPDVDYGYEDAFDGLIGGGDPCFVPRNVPSFERGREVLAEACSVVALAHPLRYSDPERALERAAALDAVELHYPYGRDLDLEPVQRTIDRHDLLATGGTDAHEDELGVAGLSQDEYERLGLPAPDGDR from the coding sequence ATGCCATACGCCGATCTGCACGTCCACACCACCCGCTCGGACGGCAGTCTCGAACGGGAAGCGGTGCCGGCCGTGGCGAAGCGCCACGGCGTGGACGTCGTCGGACTCACGGATCACGACCGGCTCCAGCCCCTCGAGGAGCCGGTCGTCGAGCGCGACAACGTGACGATCGTCAACGGAATCGAACTTCGGGTCGAGATTGACGGCATCGACGAGGTTCGGCCGCCGGGCGATCGGCCCGATCCCGGCCAGCGCGTCGACCTGCTGGGGTACGCGGTCGAGCGAACGGCCGAACTCGAGACCCTGACCGAGCGGATCCAGCGGGATCGGATCGAACGCGGGCGGGCGATCGTCGACCGCGTGGAGGATCGGCTCGGCGTCGACCTCGGCGTCACCGTCACCGACGGCTTCGGCCGGCCCCACGTCGCCCGTGCGATCGACGACCATCCCGACGTCGACTACGGCTACGAGGACGCGTTCGACGGGCTCATCGGCGGCGGTGATCCCTGTTTCGTACCGCGGAACGTCCCCTCGTTCGAGCGCGGCCGGGAGGTGCTCGCGGAAGCGTGTTCGGTCGTCGCACTCGCCCACCCGCTGCGGTATTCCGACCCCGAACGCGCCCTCGAGCGGGCCGCGGCGTTAGACGCCGTCGAACTCCACTATCCGTACGGCCGCGACCTCGATCTGGAACCCGTCCAGCGAACGATCGACCGCCACGACCTGCTCGCGACGGGCGGGACCGACGCCCACGAGGACGAACTCGGCGTCGCCGGCCTCTCGCAGGACGAGTACGAGCGACTGGGACTGCCAGCACCCGACGGGGACCGGTAA
- a CDS encoding DUF6757 family protein, protein MNCHYCDREAAFAAESDGLKVGLCEEHFRERLQELAEADGLETLKEQVDVDRAE, encoded by the coding sequence ATGAACTGCCACTACTGTGACCGCGAAGCCGCCTTCGCAGCGGAATCCGACGGGCTGAAAGTCGGCCTCTGTGAAGAACACTTCCGCGAGCGGTTACAGGAACTCGCCGAGGCAGACGGACTCGAGACGCTCAAGGAACAGGTCGACGTCGACCGTGCCGAGTAA
- a CDS encoding 4Fe-4S dicluster domain-containing protein has protein sequence MAIDPQFNENREKVDEHEGHAVWGPVDEPEELGIHGTHVAVDFDLCIADGACLEDCPVDVFEWVDTPGHPESEKKADPANEAQCIDCMLCVDVCPVDAIDVDAGRTA, from the coding sequence ATGGCCATAGATCCGCAGTTCAACGAAAACCGCGAGAAGGTGGACGAACACGAGGGCCACGCCGTCTGGGGGCCGGTGGACGAACCCGAGGAACTGGGCATCCACGGGACTCACGTGGCGGTCGACTTCGACCTCTGTATCGCGGACGGGGCCTGTCTCGAGGACTGCCCGGTCGACGTCTTCGAGTGGGTCGACACGCCGGGCCATCCCGAGAGCGAGAAGAAAGCCGATCCGGCCAACGAGGCCCAGTGTATCGACTGCATGCTCTGTGTCGACGTCTGCCCGGTAGACGCCATCGACGTCGATGCGGGGCGGACGGCCTGA
- a CDS encoding TrmB family transcriptional regulator, translated as MSNSEEAVRSLTELGLTEYEARCFVALARISSGTAREISDVAEVPRSRVYDTIERLDRKGLVTVQQSDPREYQAISTDLAIERIRDDYDSRINAAENALQQLERPDSRENEGTWAISRPEYVTDRIVTFLEEADESIHLVAAVPDSIDREVYAGLCDVAEGEPEVVVEVPTEDDRETFHEAVPEATVVVAEELRTTTAVNEERPAKLLLVDGEAVVASGLKDSDLPDVVHETAVWTYGRDHGFAAWMRELLDDRLERRDVDR; from the coding sequence GTGTCAAACAGCGAGGAGGCCGTCAGATCGCTGACCGAACTCGGGCTCACGGAGTACGAGGCCCGGTGTTTCGTCGCGCTCGCCCGTATTTCGTCCGGAACGGCCAGGGAGATCAGCGACGTCGCCGAGGTCCCACGCTCACGCGTGTACGACACGATCGAACGCCTCGACCGGAAAGGACTGGTCACCGTCCAGCAGTCCGACCCGCGCGAGTACCAGGCCATCTCGACCGACCTTGCCATCGAGCGGATCCGCGACGACTACGATTCGCGAATCAACGCCGCCGAGAACGCGCTGCAACAACTCGAGCGGCCCGACTCCAGGGAGAACGAGGGAACCTGGGCCATCTCGCGCCCGGAGTACGTCACCGACCGGATCGTCACGTTTCTCGAGGAGGCCGACGAATCGATCCATCTGGTCGCCGCTGTCCCGGACTCGATCGACCGAGAGGTCTACGCCGGCCTGTGTGACGTCGCCGAAGGGGAGCCCGAGGTCGTCGTCGAAGTGCCGACCGAGGACGACCGCGAGACGTTCCACGAGGCGGTGCCGGAGGCGACGGTGGTCGTCGCCGAGGAGTTGCGGACGACGACCGCCGTCAACGAGGAACGGCCGGCGAAACTGCTGCTCGTCGACGGCGAGGCGGTGGTCGCCTCGGGGCTCAAGGACAGCGACCTCCCGGACGTCGTCCACGAGACGGCGGTCTGGACCTACGGCCGGGATCACGGGTTCGCCGCCTGGATGCGCGAACTGCTCGACGACAGACTCGAGCGCCGCGACGTCGATCGCTGA